The following are from one region of the Aquila chrysaetos chrysaetos unplaced genomic scaffold, bAquChr1.4, whole genome shotgun sequence genome:
- the LOC115338561 gene encoding LOW QUALITY PROTEIN: histone-lysine N-methyltransferase 2D-like (The sequence of the model RefSeq protein was modified relative to this genomic sequence to represent the inferred CDS: inserted 5 bases in 3 codons): protein MEQVPAVSPGKADPALCGDKLEKRGLCAHVFCLLFANELFQRGDREAGLMGFLPEDIRRTIARAAQKHCFVCGESGAAISCWEMGCDRSFHLPCAVEGGCVTQFALRYRAYCWQHRPEQAVEAAPEENTTCLICLDLVEERKSYGTMVCPACKHAWFHRGCIQVGAVPSPPGXTAGARQHQGLAHAPYVXLLLQGQALCAGISCFQCPLCRDKELFLSEMLTMGIRIPFRLPSWENRRAYAALSERHSRCDARECLCPGGREQAEEEGPWQLLLCCSCAAEGTHRRCSXLRSSTASWECDACAGLGTASSASSELAGPSAAGQAGSGPSHGSPAPDTSSPSTASQLPAGSSCGSPALETSSPSTGSQAEFGPPHGSLAPQTSSPGNAASGPSQGSPVLEGSSRSSPPGPDRVRNSSRFQRRAQHPYSRPGRCHDRSRAPAPSAESSTPSQAALGPSHSCPAPKTSSPSTASQLPVGSSSSSPALESSRSSSPPGPVRVRDRSRLQRREQNPYSRPGRRHGTSRYNPFPTLVAQVRRPLTYGFPPREGAGAAVRRAVAGGLRRCQFEYAWGLVGSPYGNDVARGVALLQELPPAAGEDGRMDPRSDARDFSGNAVPEPGHN, encoded by the exons ATGGAGCAGG tgcCTGCTGTGTCGCCGGGCAAGGCTGACCCGGCTCTCTGCGGGGACAAACTGGAGAAGCGAGGGCTCTGTGCCCACGTCTTTTGCCTG CTTTTTGCCAACGAGCTTTTTCAGCGAGGGGACAGGGAAGCAGGACTCATGGGATTTCTCCCCGAGGATATTCGACGTACAATCGCGCGGGCAGCGCAGAAG CACTGCTTCGTCTGTGGCGAGAGCGGGGCCGCCATCTCCTGCTGGGAAATGGGCTGCGACCGCAGCTTCCATCTCCCCTGTGCCGTGGAGGGTGGATGCGTCACCCAGTTCGCTCTTCGGTACAG GGCCTACTGCTGGCAGCACCGCCCAGAGCAGGCAGTGGAGGCGGCTCCGGAGGAGAACACCACCTGCCTCATCTGCCTGGACCTCGTGGAGGAGAGAAAGTCCTACGGCACCATGGTGTGCCCAGCGTGCAAACACGCCTGGTTCCACAGGGGCTGCATCCAGGTAGGAGCCGTCCCCTCGCCCCCGGG CACGGCAGGCGCTCGGCAGCACCAGGGCCTCGCTCATGCTCCTTAtgt tctcctcctgcaggGACAGGCTCTGTGCGCCGGCATTTCTTGCTTCCAGTGCCCACTCTGTAGAGATAAGGAGCTCTTTCTCTCGGAAATGCTCACCATGGGCATCCGAATCCCCTTCAG ACTGCCATCGTGGGAGAACAGGCGTGCATACGCAGCACTAAGTGAGAGGCACAGCCGCTGCGATGCCAGGGAGTGCCTTTGTccaggaggcagggagcaggcagaggaagaggg GCCCTGGCAACTgctcctgtgctgctcctgcGCTGCCGAGGGCACCCACAGACGCTGCT ACCTGAGGAGCAGCACGGCCAGCTGGGAGTGCGACGCGTGTGCTGGCCTGGGCACCG CCTCCAGTGCCAGCTCGGAGCTCGCCGGCCCCAGCGCTGCCGGCCAGGCAGGATCGGGGCCTTCCCACGGCTCGCCGGCACCCgacaccagcagccccagcaccgccAGCCAGCTGCCAGCGGGGTCCTCCTGCGGCTCCCCAGCGCTGGagaccagcagccccagcactgggAGCCAGGCGGAATTCGGGCCACCCCACGGCTCCCTGGCACCGCAGACCAGCAGCCCCGGCAATGCAGCATCAGGGCCGTCCCAAGGCTCCCCAGTGCTTGAGGGCAGCAGCCGCTCCAGCCCCCCTGGGCCCGACCGCGTGCGAAACAGCTCCCGCTTCCAACGCCGGGCCCAACATCCCTACAGCCGGCCCGGAAGATGCCACGACAGGAGCCGTGCGCCAGCACCAAGTGCTGAGAGCAGCACCCCCAGCCAGGCGGCGCTGGGGCCGTCCCACAGCTGCCCGGCACCCAagaccagcagccccagcaccgccAGCCAGCTGCCAGTGGggtcctccagcagctccccagcGCTCGAGAGCAGCAGAAGCTCCAGCCCCCCTGGGCCCGTGCGGGTGCGAGACCGCTCCCGCTTGCAACGCCGGGAGCAAAACCCCTACAGCCGGCCCGGACGCCGCCACGGGACCAGCC GCTATAACCCGTTTCCCACCCTCGTTGCCCAG GTTCG GCGTCCCTTAACCTACGGTTTTCCTCCTAGGGAGG GCGCTGGAGCGGCAGTTCGCAGAGCAGTGGCGGGGGGGTTGCGGCGCTGCCAGTTCGAGTACGCCTGGGGACTGGTGGGGAGCCCCTACGGGAACGACGTCGCCCGGGGGGTGGCCCTGCtccaag agctgCCCCCCGCCGCTGGCGAAGATGGACGGATGGATCCACGGAGTGATGCCCGcgacttttctgggaatgctGTCCCGGAGCCCGGCCACAACTAG
- the LOC115338563 gene encoding coiled-coil domain-containing protein 81-like: MEGCCTVAISLELSSLFPTLLQLSTKEVVAIWDAVSAYILGQLKQDKGVLVAGLGTFAMVQEQFQGREEVYAVRRPVFRLELDVLCPQELAFPTVVIPGDVKIKPLNYKRLSRATSFPRHVVKDCVQETILLYSSQLKNGQRLSFAFKDIGVLSCNDDLLCMRFYSDCVTGLESKASQIALLHTRLWTPGAAVSGGATAAQEMQAAPAHAFPRFQFLVISRSASKAFSTWHKKVAEKHRVRRGTEGSQVPDKLLQRRVKYSLPALPNQGPGTRQQDTEKKPSAGLLPPCPGSSPSTKEASRQEPAPPARPTAALPSSEGCKRALQEVWQLSAEWERVKTRWEERRQQAKAEWAAWEAWSAGEDRQPPQALGTGGVWAPHPPAQPRRKEVGGRWRKAENPLPAEEMAAAAQLERLQPDHLSPRAAQVLRRLEPHQGRRTIFRHVTENNRRKLEQQRQLPCTRCWYRSGGEGAGGGGCSSGC, from the exons ATGGAGGGCTGCTGCACCGTGGCCATCAGCTTGGAGCTCAGCAGCTTGTTCCCCACGCTCCTGCAGCTCTCCACCAAGG aggTTGTGGCTATTTGGGATGCTGTGTCTGCGTACATCCTGGGACAGCTGAAGCAGGACAAG GGTGTCCTGGTCGCAGGACTCGGGACCTTCGCGATGGTCCAAGAGCAATTCCAGGGCAGAGAAGAGGTGTATGCGGTTCGAAGACCCGTCTTCCGACTGGAGCTTGATGTGTTATGTCCGCAGGAGCTCGCGTTCCCCACAGTGGTTATCCCCG GCGATGTCAAGATCAAGCCGCTGAACTACAAGCGGCTGTCGCGAGCCACCTCCTTCCCACGGCACGTGGTGAAGGACTGCGTGCAAGAGACCATCCTCTTGTACTCTTCCCAACTGAAGAACGGGCAGCGCCTCTCCTTCGCCTTCAAGGACATTGGTGTTCTGTCCTGCAACGACGACCTCCTGTGCATGCGGTTCTATTCTGACTGCGTCACAGGGCTGGAGAGCAAGGCCAGCCAGATTGCGCTGCTTCACACT AGGCTGTGGACGCCAGGGGCAGCTGTCTCCGGTGGAGCGACCGCCGCCCAGGAGAtgcaggctgctcctgcccacgCGTTCCCGAG GTTTCAGTTCCTGGTGATCAGCAGATCGGCGTCCAAGGCTTTCTCCACCTGGCACAAGAAGGTTGCAGAAAAGCACAGGGTCAGAAGAG gtACAGAGGGAAGCCAGGTGCCTGACAAGCTGCTGCAGAGGCGGGTGAAGTATTCCCTCCCCGCGCTGCCAAACCAGGGGCCGGGCACCAGGCAGCAAGACACGGAGAAGAAGCCTTCTGCCGG TCTGCTCCCACCATGTCCAGGCAGCTCCCCCAGCACGAAGGAGGCAAGCAGGCAGgagccagctcctccagccaggCCCACCGCTGCGCTCCCGTCTTCTGAAGGCTGCAAGAGAGCGCTGCAG GAGGTCTGGCAGCTGTCTGCAGAGTGGGAGCGAGTGAAGACCCGGTGGGAAGAGCGGCGACAGCAAGCAAAGGCAGAATGGGCGGCGTGGGAGGCCTGGTCTGCAGGGGAGGACCGACAGCCGCCCCAG GCGCTCGGCACTGGAGGCGTTTGGGCTCCCcaccctccagcccagcccaggagAAAGGAGGTCGGCGGGAGGTGGAGGAAGGCTGAAAACCCTCTCCCAGCAGAGGAGATGGCAGCAGCCGCCCAGCTGGAGAGACTCCAGCCTGA CCACCTTTCCCCACGAGCGGCCCAGGTCCTCAGAAGGCTGGAGCCGCATCAAGGACGGAGGACCATCTTCAGGCACGTCACTGAGAACAACCGGCGgaagctggagcagcagaggcagctcccCTG CACGCGATGCTGGTACCGCAGCGGAGGAGAAGGTGCCGGAGGCGGCGGCTGTAGCAGTGGCTGTTAG